AGACGTAGAAGTAAACGGTGTCGGCCAAGAGGAAGCAGAGGAGCTGACAACAGCTGCCCATCAAGTATGTCCATACTCCAAAGCTACAAGAGGAAACATTGAAGTAAGCATCAATACAAAGGCCATATAATACAAGAATCAAGCTGTCCTAAAATCAATTTCTAGGACAGCTTTTCAGTGTGTTGAATGTACAAATAACGTACTTTTGTGGTTTTCCTTAGTAAAAGAATTTATTATCATGAGTAATTTAATGGGAGAAAATTTCAATCACCAAGTTTTTGCTTTAAAGGATAGAATGTTAAGCTTTGAATGAGAAGGGAAAACATAATCATCATAAATGCCCATGAGAGCAAATTGTCATGGCCGCCCGATTCTCCGGATATCCCTAGTAACAATGCAAGAGACATCGTTCCTTTAATTCCGCCCCATGTTAGTAACAAAATATCTGTGTTTGTATAGTTTTGCCGCCAACGCGGAACTGTTTTCAAAATAGGAAAAAGTGTACAGGCCCGCACAATAATCGATAACAAAAAACCAATTATTGTAAAAAGAAGACCGTCTATCGTGACAAAATCTAAACTTTCTATTCCAATCATAATAAAAATTATTGACAATAAGACAGGTTCTATTGTGCCCCAAAAACTTTTTAAATCTCTTCGCAATACTTCTTCTTTTTTATTTCCTGAAAGTTCTTTTGATAAAAGAAGACCGCTAACAACCGTAGCAAGGACTCCGGAAACACCTAACGCTTCACCAAGATAAAAACTTCCGTAAGCAAGCATCAGACTAAGCCAGACTTTGTAAGCGTGATGGTCCACTGAGTGAATTCCTTTTGAAATACTATAACCAATAATAAAACCTATCAGCACCCCGCCAACAGAAGTATAAACAAATTCCCAAGTGAATGAACCAAGATGAAGAGATTTCTCCCCAAAATAATATCCGGTAATCAAACTAAAAATAACAATGCTTGTACCGTCATTAATTAAAGATTCTCCCTCTACAGCTTCAGCTAAGTGATGTTTGTCTTTACTTTTACTTAGTATGGAAACAACTGTGACAGGATCTGTTGGTATTAATAAAGCAGCTATAACCATTGCCCCTGAAAGAGATAAACCTACAAGAGGCTGGCCAACAGTATACAATGAAAAACCGAGTAGAATAGCAGAAAGAAAAATACCTCCAGTGCCAAGCGTAATGATTAAACCTGCTTTTTTTCTAATTTGATCAAGTGGGAACTGATAAGCCGATATGAACAATAAAGCAGGCAAAATCCAATCGAAAATGAAGCTTCTCGTTAAATCAATAGTCGAGAAAAATGGAAAGAATGCTAAAATAATTCCAGCTGCTATCAATATAATTGGGGCTGGAAACTTTTTTTGATTTTTATCGAGAGAAAAAACAAAAAAGCCAATTAATGTAATAATAAATAATTTATTCGGGTCCATCACTGCCACCCTTTCTTGATTACAACAGAAAGTATATTATTAATCTCTGGCTGGCCTATTTTTAAAAGAAATGCTTTAAGAAAAAAGCATGCTTGCAGCAGAGTATCTAATATGTTAAAGCGATTAGAAGGCAATCGGGAGATTTAATAAAGCTATCTAAATAATAGCCTGAATAAAGGAAAATGAAACATATCATCTTGATAGAACGGTTTAACAGCGAGGATAAAAGCAGGTAGTAAATGGAAACAAATGGAAGTTATTTACAGTAAATCATTGTGAAACGCATAAAATTTTATTGGTTAAACAGTGCAGGTAAAATGACTATATTTACCATAAGTATTCGATCGGCTGCAAACCAAAATAAGCTGTCCCTTAAGTTTTTGGGACAGCTTCATACTATGAGGCATTTTTCTTTTTATTACGATACCCTTGCCAAATAGGCACAGTAAAGGATAAGAAGGCAGCAATAAGCATGCCGAGTGCAATCGGTTTATTTATAAAAATACTTAAATCATTATTAGACATTGTCATAGCCTGTCTAAAGGACTCTTCCATCATTCCTCCAAGGATAAAGGCAAGAATAAAAGGTGCAGGCGGGAATTTAAACAAACGCATTAAATATCCAATAACACCAAAAATTACGAGTAGATAAAGATCAAACGTATTAAAACTAATTGAATACACACCAATCATGCTAAACATAATGACTAGTGAAATTAACAGCGGTCTGGGTATAGCAAGGATTTTGGCAATGTAAGGAATTAATGGCAGGTTTAAAATTAATAAAAATAAATTCCCGACATACATGCTCACAATCACACCCCAAAATAACTGAGGCTGTTCACTCATTAATAGGGGACCAGGCTGGACATCTAATACTAATAAAGCACCAAGTAAAACAGCGGTCGTACCAGACCCAGGAATCCCTAGACTTAAAAGTGGAACAAATGCACCACTTGTGGCTGCGTTATTAGCTGTTTCTGGTGCAGCTACACCGCGTACAGCTCCTTTTCCAAACTCCTCGGGTTTTTTAGCCAGCTTTTTCTCTGTAATATATCCAATAAAAGAGGCAATGGTAGCACCTGCTCCAGGTAGTACGCCAAGAATAAAACCTAGTACTGATTGTCGTCCCATAGGACCGCTCATATCTTTCAAATCGTTTTTAGACAATTTTAAACTGCCAAGCGATTTACGATCCTTTGACGTTTGATTGCGATTAATAATCAAAGAACAAACTTCAGCAAGAGCAAACAAACCAAGTGCAACAACTAAAAAGTCAATGCCTTCAAGTAAATTAGGATTATTAAATGTAAATCTAGTAGTTCCTGTTTGACTGTCAATACCTATGGTTACAGCCATTATGCCAAGAACAGCAGAAATCAATGATTTAACCGTTGATCCGTCTGACAAGCTGGAAATGGCAGTTAAGCCGAGCACCATTAATGCAAAGTA
This DNA window, taken from Alteribacillus bidgolensis, encodes the following:
- a CDS encoding cation:proton antiporter: MDPNKLFIITLIGFFVFSLDKNQKKFPAPIILIAAGIILAFFPFFSTIDLTRSFIFDWILPALLFISAYQFPLDQIRKKAGLIITLGTGGIFLSAILLGFSLYTVGQPLVGLSLSGAMVIAALLIPTDPVTVVSILSKSKDKHHLAEAVEGESLINDGTSIVIFSLITGYYFGEKSLHLGSFTWEFVYTSVGGVLIGFIIGYSISKGIHSVDHHAYKVWLSLMLAYGSFYLGEALGVSGVLATVVSGLLLSKELSGNKKEEVLRRDLKSFWGTIEPVLLSIIFIMIGIESLDFVTIDGLLFTIIGFLLSIIVRACTLFPILKTVPRWRQNYTNTDILLLTWGGIKGTMSLALLLGISGESGGHDNLLSWAFMMIMFSLLIQSLTFYPLKQKLGD
- a CDS encoding tripartite tricarboxylate transporter permease codes for the protein GPISAIAIMIPLTYNMDPTVALVLMAGVYYGAVFGGSTSSILLNAPGISGTVATSFDGYPMAQRGEAGKALAVAAIASFFGGTVSVILLMLFAPVLSSVAIVFGPPEYFALMVLGLTAISSLSDGSTVKSLISAVLGIMAVTIGIDSQTGTTRFTFNNPNLLEGIDFLVVALGLFALAEVCSLIINRNQTSKDRKSLGSLKLSKNDLKDMSGPMGRQSVLGFILGVLPGAGATIASFIGYITEKKLAKKPEEFGKGAVRGVAAPETANNAATSGAFVPLLSLGIPGSGTTAVLLGALLVLDVQPGPLLMSEQPQLFWGVIVSMYVGNLFLLILNLPLIPYIAKILAIPRPLLISLVIMFSMIGVYSISFNTFDLYLLVIFGVIGYLMRLFKFPPAPFILAFILGGMMEESFRQAMTMSNNDLSIFINKPIALGMLIAAFLSFTVPIWQGYRNKKKNAS